The Allorhodopirellula heiligendammensis genome includes a window with the following:
- a CDS encoding mechanosensitive ion channel family protein translates to MSLLRFVLMTALLLGCLCEMQSVSAQQPSAVEETGPPAAVKTVGVDDVASDAAISTRLRRIFESSGYFTDLEVESDSGIVTLRGIADNDEHRQWATSVTQRTQDVIAAINKLEISSTVDISSSRELVQQSLGALWTEFLVRSPLLVAALIVILITILLAKFTGWLLVKVLGGRGIRLSLQDLIHQLSSLAIWIVGILTATVVAFPGMTPSKALTVLGLGSVAIGFAFKDIFENFFAGMLILWKYPFDRGDFIECEGLTGKVEKITIRNTLIRGLDGELSVIPNATLFKNNVDVLTSQPQRRVRIICGVAYGEDVDAAREVIRNAMQDCETILGVRTIEVFAQEFASSSINFEVVWWTGSKPTDIRRSRDEVIAAIKRGLDSAGIEIPFPYRTLTFQDASIAAAIGSKVTGAEHRSPDA, encoded by the coding sequence ATGAGTTTGCTTCGCTTCGTACTCATGACTGCATTGCTGCTCGGTTGCCTGTGCGAAATGCAATCGGTTTCGGCGCAGCAACCCAGTGCGGTGGAAGAAACCGGCCCGCCTGCGGCGGTCAAAACGGTGGGAGTGGACGATGTCGCGTCCGATGCAGCGATCTCGACGCGGCTGCGACGTATATTTGAATCCTCGGGCTATTTCACCGATTTGGAAGTCGAGTCGGACAGCGGCATCGTCACCCTCAGGGGGATCGCCGACAACGACGAACACCGGCAGTGGGCGACCAGCGTCACGCAACGAACGCAAGATGTCATCGCGGCGATCAACAAGCTGGAGATTAGTTCCACGGTTGATATTTCGTCTAGCAGAGAGTTGGTCCAGCAGAGTCTGGGGGCGTTATGGACCGAGTTTCTCGTCCGATCTCCGCTGCTGGTGGCGGCTCTGATTGTTATTCTAATTACTATCCTGCTGGCAAAATTCACAGGCTGGTTGCTCGTCAAGGTACTCGGTGGCCGTGGGATTCGCCTCAGTCTGCAAGATCTTATTCATCAACTCAGTTCGCTCGCCATTTGGATTGTGGGGATACTGACCGCGACAGTCGTCGCCTTTCCTGGCATGACACCATCGAAGGCACTGACTGTGTTGGGCCTGGGGTCGGTTGCGATTGGATTTGCCTTCAAAGACATCTTCGAAAACTTCTTCGCTGGAATGCTGATCCTGTGGAAATACCCCTTTGATCGAGGTGATTTCATCGAGTGCGAGGGGCTGACCGGCAAAGTGGAGAAGATTACGATCCGCAACACTTTAATCCGCGGTCTCGATGGTGAACTCTCGGTGATCCCCAACGCGACTTTATTCAAAAACAACGTCGACGTCTTGACCAGTCAGCCCCAACGCCGCGTTCGAATTATTTGCGGGGTGGCTTACGGCGAAGATGTTGATGCCGCACGCGAAGTAATTCGAAACGCCATGCAAGACTGCGAAACGATTCTAGGCGTTCGCACCATCGAGGTGTTTGCGCAGGAGTTCGCCAGTTCCAGCATCAATTTTGAAGTCGTGTGGTGGACGGGGTCAAAGCCAACTGACATTCGGCGCAGTCGCGATGAAGTCATCGCGGCGATCAAACGTGGCCTCGATTCTGCCGGGATCGAGATTCCGTTCCCCTACCGCACGCTAACCTTCCAAGATGCCTCCATCGCCGCTGCGATTGGCAGCAAAGTGACAGGCGCAGAACACCGATCGCCGGATGCATGA
- a CDS encoding outer membrane beta-barrel protein has product MMTKRFALWLAIGGATAATWGAVGPTASMLSAQDTFVSDAVFQQDPTADAPIERIGFENHDEYEVSDDLISSYTTEHIVDGGYGGDYECADDEVGGLLVNGCQHDFSKRFSLFGQSSGLVAGGWAQLGYFDEALPMFNSRPNEVQLQQMWVYAEKRLDTSNGLDFGGRVDYIYGTDGPDTQAFGINNGSWDNNWDNGPDNSGYGQALPQAYGEVGYGDLSVKIGHFFSIVGYETVAAPDNFFYSHTYTMYHSEPFTNTGALAKYNVGTDLTLYGGYTLGWNGGFEDNGDTFMGGISWAVTDHYRLTYTTSDGRMSKAFPDGADSERGFLHSIVSEATITDRIQYINQIDVLQTEDGAGTSVRDTFSYNSYLLYTVNDYLALGGRFEWYDAKGIFANDVEIYDCTLGINIKPHANIMVRPEVRWDWIDGDAAGILANNADQQTTFGIDSIFFF; this is encoded by the coding sequence ATGATGACAAAACGATTTGCATTATGGTTGGCAATTGGCGGAGCGACAGCTGCGACGTGGGGTGCCGTTGGGCCAACCGCATCGATGCTTTCGGCTCAGGATACCTTTGTCTCCGACGCTGTGTTTCAGCAGGACCCCACCGCCGATGCGCCCATCGAGCGGATCGGGTTTGAAAATCACGACGAGTATGAGGTCAGCGACGATCTGATCTCGAGCTACACGACGGAGCATATCGTCGATGGCGGTTATGGGGGCGACTACGAGTGTGCGGACGACGAAGTCGGTGGGCTGCTCGTCAATGGATGCCAACACGATTTTAGTAAGCGGTTCAGCCTCTTCGGACAATCCAGTGGCCTCGTTGCCGGTGGCTGGGCCCAGCTGGGATACTTCGACGAGGCCTTGCCGATGTTCAATAGCCGGCCCAACGAGGTCCAGTTGCAGCAAATGTGGGTTTACGCCGAAAAGCGGCTCGACACAAGCAACGGCCTCGATTTCGGTGGACGTGTCGATTACATCTACGGCACCGACGGCCCTGATACCCAAGCCTTCGGGATCAATAATGGTTCGTGGGACAATAATTGGGACAATGGCCCTGACAACAGCGGCTACGGACAAGCTCTCCCGCAGGCCTATGGTGAGGTCGGCTACGGTGACTTATCTGTCAAAATCGGGCACTTCTTTAGCATCGTTGGGTACGAGACCGTTGCTGCTCCAGACAATTTTTTCTATAGCCACACGTACACGATGTACCACAGCGAACCGTTCACCAATACGGGTGCGTTGGCCAAGTACAACGTGGGCACTGACTTGACACTCTACGGGGGCTACACCTTAGGTTGGAACGGTGGCTTTGAAGACAATGGAGATACGTTCATGGGGGGCATCTCATGGGCGGTGACAGATCACTATCGGCTCACCTACACGACCAGTGATGGCCGGATGAGCAAGGCGTTCCCCGACGGGGCCGATAGTGAGAGAGGCTTCCTGCACTCCATCGTCTCCGAAGCCACGATCACCGATCGGATTCAGTACATCAACCAAATCGATGTGCTGCAAACCGAAGACGGCGCGGGAACCTCCGTCCGAGATACATTCAGCTACAACAGCTATCTTCTCTATACCGTGAACGATTACTTGGCCCTCGGGGGGCGTTTCGAGTGGTACGATGCCAAGGGAATTTTCGCCAACGACGTGGAGATCTACGACTGCACCCTGGGGATCAATATCAAACCACACGCGAATATCATGGTCCGGCCCGAAGTCCGCTGGGACTGGATCGATGGTGATGCTGCGGGAATTCTCGCCAATAATGCTGACCAGCAGACGACGTTTGGAATCGATTCGATCTTCTTTTTCTAA
- a CDS encoding membrane or secreted protein, whose translation MAEPDVTHRFSIHCSDQAWSQRPRNFVLLTIALSVVQVCLTCCTRRCSADEFVSGLRLFSGDAAGVVRVAEMPTLCEVWKNTTLHKLGQDDVMGPLLEANFGANGSMWNNVGDKIGVRPKDLCNIASGEVVAAWLPFENERRRPSCLSIVADIRGNHDEAVKIAERIDRELKADGATRSDVQKSGETVRIYKPKVRPGQLKIEQVVIVITQDRMIAANRDSVVFDILEAIPQGGLADPIADAELYQTVNDQVAERITVDTPGSTVQWYVRPIAMGRIIRDVTKVDRGNKVKILNLLENQGFDAVQAMGGTVVVAQGQYDLLHRGYIHAPAVTDQPDRYRQAARILQFPNEDMRPLPRWIPKTIATATQINWKIEEGFWALETLVDEAFNDKIFRPTLAGIRDDEEGPQIDLEKNVLPSLGEHLLLLTDNTEPATTESERMLVAIEVTDETAINEAVKKAMEVEPDVTLVDTVPGVNIWKVERAEDQLEEEVFFDDFADFDEPEEKQTPLLDTWAIAMVGKAAGSDTSYLMFASHVDLLIEAAQRIESGAGDGLADQADIQALFKTTKESGADQIAIQRIVRLGESLETKYELRRRGELRDNDSVLSAIIRRMFKDEEQEEPEHPNASQWPPYDQVKGFFRNASSYVETTETGWNLNAFLLH comes from the coding sequence ATGGCGGAACCTGACGTGACCCATCGTTTTTCAATTCACTGCAGCGACCAGGCGTGGTCCCAGCGACCCCGAAATTTCGTCCTCCTTACGATCGCATTGAGCGTCGTTCAGGTGTGTCTGACCTGCTGTACCCGCCGCTGCTCTGCCGACGAATTCGTCAGCGGATTACGTCTCTTCTCCGGCGACGCCGCAGGAGTGGTGCGTGTGGCCGAGATGCCGACGCTATGCGAAGTGTGGAAGAACACGACGCTGCACAAGTTGGGGCAAGACGATGTTATGGGACCGCTTTTGGAAGCCAACTTCGGCGCCAACGGCTCGATGTGGAACAACGTCGGCGACAAAATTGGCGTGCGTCCTAAAGATCTGTGCAACATTGCTTCGGGCGAAGTCGTCGCAGCTTGGCTGCCCTTTGAAAACGAGCGTCGCCGTCCTTCCTGCCTCTCCATCGTTGCAGATATTCGTGGCAACCACGATGAGGCCGTCAAGATCGCTGAGCGGATCGATCGTGAATTGAAAGCCGATGGAGCCACGCGTAGCGATGTGCAAAAGTCCGGTGAGACGGTGCGAATCTACAAACCCAAGGTGCGTCCGGGACAATTGAAAATCGAGCAGGTCGTGATTGTGATCACGCAAGATCGTATGATCGCCGCGAACCGAGACTCCGTTGTCTTTGATATTCTCGAAGCGATCCCGCAGGGTGGATTGGCAGATCCCATCGCCGACGCCGAACTCTACCAGACTGTTAACGATCAAGTCGCCGAGCGGATCACCGTTGACACTCCCGGCAGCACTGTGCAGTGGTACGTGCGACCGATCGCGATGGGACGTATCATTCGCGATGTCACCAAGGTTGATCGCGGGAACAAGGTGAAAATTCTCAATCTACTTGAAAACCAAGGCTTCGATGCAGTCCAGGCAATGGGCGGTACCGTCGTCGTTGCCCAAGGGCAATATGACCTCTTGCATCGCGGCTACATCCACGCCCCGGCGGTCACCGATCAGCCCGATCGCTATCGCCAAGCCGCCCGGATACTGCAATTCCCCAACGAGGATATGCGCCCGTTGCCTCGCTGGATCCCTAAAACCATCGCGACTGCGACACAAATTAATTGGAAGATCGAAGAGGGTTTTTGGGCGTTGGAAACATTGGTGGACGAGGCGTTCAACGATAAGATTTTCCGCCCCACCCTCGCGGGTATACGCGATGACGAGGAAGGCCCGCAGATTGACCTCGAAAAAAACGTGTTGCCCAGTCTGGGAGAGCACCTGCTACTACTCACCGATAACACAGAGCCGGCAACCACCGAGTCCGAGCGAATGCTGGTCGCCATCGAGGTAACCGACGAGACGGCGATCAACGAAGCAGTAAAGAAGGCGATGGAAGTCGAGCCGGATGTCACTTTGGTGGACACCGTTCCTGGCGTCAATATTTGGAAGGTCGAGCGGGCGGAAGACCAACTGGAGGAAGAGGTCTTCTTCGACGATTTCGCTGACTTCGACGAACCTGAGGAGAAACAGACGCCCCTGCTCGATACTTGGGCAATCGCCATGGTCGGCAAAGCGGCGGGGTCCGACACTTCCTATCTGATGTTCGCCAGCCATGTCGACCTCTTGATCGAGGCTGCCCAGCGCATCGAGTCCGGAGCTGGGGACGGGTTAGCCGACCAAGCCGATATTCAAGCGCTGTTCAAAACGACCAAAGAGTCTGGTGCCGATCAAATTGCCATTCAGCGAATTGTTCGCCTGGGAGAGTCACTCGAAACAAAATATGAACTTCGTCGCCGCGGAGAACTCCGCGACAACGACTCAGTGCTCTCAGCGATCATACGGCGGATGTTCAAAGACGAAGAGCAAGAAGAGCCCGAGCATCCCAATGCGTCTCAGTGGCCTCCGTACGACCAGGTAAAAGGTTTCTTTCGCAATGCGTCAAGCTACGTCGAAACAACCGAAACCGGCTGGAATCTCAACGCATTCCTACTGCACTAG
- a CDS encoding OsmC family peroxiredoxin — protein sequence MMQSTAVAVWRGGLSEGHGSLSGGNETFQGAPFTSNFRNQVPGTTNPEELLAAAHASCFSLTLSMILSGDEFAVGKIETEATITLEKTPEGLAITKSHLNVHAIVPGAAPERFIEAAKQAEIECPISKLIQGGVTMEAHLIDIG from the coding sequence ATGATGCAAAGTACGGCGGTCGCAGTTTGGCGTGGAGGACTCAGCGAGGGCCATGGCAGTTTGTCCGGTGGCAACGAAACATTTCAGGGCGCGCCCTTCACATCGAATTTTCGTAATCAAGTCCCGGGGACTACGAATCCAGAAGAGTTGCTGGCTGCTGCCCACGCGAGCTGTTTCTCGTTGACCCTGTCGATGATTCTGAGCGGGGACGAGTTTGCGGTGGGAAAAATCGAAACGGAGGCCACTATCACGCTCGAAAAAACACCTGAGGGACTAGCCATCACGAAGTCTCATCTGAACGTTCATGCGATCGTGCCAGGCGCTGCACCGGAGCGATTCATCGAAGCTGCGAAACAGGCTGAGATCGAATGCCCGATCTCAAAGTTGATTCAAGGCGGCGTCACAATGGAAGCGCACCTGATCGACATCGGTTGA
- a CDS encoding class I SAM-dependent methyltransferase: MPTETFHHSALGEMTPALCSRLAELSHDPESKSKPDSLTSATRAVLIDIASLQVKANRTLGAPVQPEAAWWVTRQSLQQSTHHAVAALKATWLGAGLVVDLCCGLGSDLIAIARRGPALGVDIDSDVLAYAAANLKTAAVAAPLHSIDVTTAAVMRLLDGSTLIHVDPDRRVDGKRHTLASDLVPDWSRVTELLRSCRGGLVKLAPATGIPDDAVGKYHRTWIAAGGSVREQTVVAGDVLDHPWLQQHKMAVGGRSAISIRDGEASVFSFDQHLDFAIDSADGIGQWIIDPDPAIRAAGLTEAFAASTGTRPIGGPSGFLTCDDAAGLASWPQMANAAQVIDVIGCDDRKLRRWFRAHNGYPDLIKVRGGDMDPAALNRRMKSCGQTPMGLWIGRQGKRTYAAITQ, from the coding sequence ATGCCAACGGAGACCTTTCACCATAGCGCGCTCGGCGAGATGACACCGGCCTTATGTTCACGACTCGCTGAATTGAGTCATGATCCCGAATCGAAATCGAAGCCCGATTCGCTGACGTCGGCAACCCGCGCGGTGCTGATTGATATTGCGTCGTTGCAAGTCAAAGCGAATCGCACGCTTGGAGCTCCGGTGCAGCCGGAGGCTGCATGGTGGGTCACCCGTCAATCGCTGCAGCAATCGACACATCACGCTGTCGCGGCACTCAAAGCAACTTGGCTGGGTGCAGGGCTCGTCGTCGATCTATGTTGTGGCCTCGGCAGCGACTTGATTGCGATCGCCCGTCGCGGCCCCGCCTTAGGAGTCGACATCGACAGCGACGTGCTCGCCTATGCCGCCGCGAACCTAAAAACCGCTGCGGTTGCTGCACCGCTGCATTCAATCGATGTGACCACCGCAGCCGTGATGCGTTTGCTGGATGGATCGACTCTCATCCACGTCGATCCCGACCGCCGCGTCGATGGAAAGCGACATACATTGGCGAGTGATCTCGTGCCCGACTGGTCGCGTGTGACAGAGTTGTTGCGGTCATGCCGGGGCGGTCTGGTCAAACTCGCCCCCGCCACCGGCATACCGGACGACGCGGTCGGAAAATACCACCGGACCTGGATCGCCGCCGGAGGCAGCGTCCGTGAACAGACTGTCGTGGCGGGCGACGTGCTCGATCATCCGTGGCTTCAACAGCACAAGATGGCTGTCGGGGGCCGATCGGCAATTTCAATTCGTGACGGCGAAGCGAGTGTTTTCTCATTCGACCAGCACTTGGATTTCGCCATCGACTCCGCCGATGGTATTGGTCAGTGGATTATTGACCCTGATCCGGCGATCCGCGCAGCGGGTCTGACGGAGGCTTTCGCCGCGTCAACGGGCACGCGCCCGATCGGCGGCCCCAGTGGATTTCTCACCTGTGACGATGCAGCGGGATTGGCGAGTTGGCCTCAAATGGCCAACGCAGCCCAGGTGATCGATGTCATCGGCTGTGACGACCGCAAACTCCGCCGCTGGTTTCGAGCGCATAACGGGTATCCGGACCTCATCAAGGTACGTGGTGGCGATATGGACCCCGCCGCATTGAACCGCCGCATGAAATCATGTGGTCAGACTCCCATGGGCCTCTGGATCGGCCGCCAGGGCAAACGGACCTACGCCGCGATCACGCAGTGA
- a CDS encoding GTPase: protein MTPTVVSRLTAAGRSAVAVIGLCGPRAEECIAACFQSATSSRWRVGQVRYGTWRRPHRPTGDSIVGESVVLTPIGETHFEIHGHGGAAAVSRIIDSLVQLGATRVDAATWDRQLSGLQHTSIEPLLAEAAQVLIASTTRPNAAIALQQYRGALLTWTLGWIERLTQQPEALQQPDALQQPDALQQPEALGELKHAAAELWQRRSIGQHLTAPYRVVLAGPPNVGKSSLVNRIVGYGRSITHDEAGTTRDVVDCDTVIAGLPIRLRDTAGIRAGGGVIEREGIRRGAVAIASADLILIVVDPTTIAERAAIETTIAGLTDTADVLRVLNKSDQIANIDFIGGDDPGWIQTIATSLDSEVGTTIERGGRNGGIDGLISAIAQRLRPDPLPEGAPLPINERQSQWIAAIAKSSDATSALRYLHSLRSGADNT, encoded by the coding sequence ATGACCCCGACCGTCGTCAGTCGATTGACAGCTGCTGGTCGATCCGCTGTCGCGGTGATTGGGCTATGCGGCCCTCGTGCGGAAGAATGTATCGCCGCTTGTTTTCAGTCGGCGACGAGCTCACGCTGGCGGGTCGGGCAAGTTCGCTATGGTACGTGGCGTCGCCCTCACAGGCCGACCGGCGACTCGATTGTCGGCGAATCGGTCGTGCTGACGCCGATTGGAGAGACACATTTTGAAATTCACGGGCATGGTGGTGCCGCCGCAGTTTCCCGAATCATTGACTCTCTGGTCCAGCTCGGTGCCACTCGCGTAGACGCAGCTACGTGGGACCGGCAGCTGAGCGGGTTGCAGCACACCTCTATCGAGCCGTTGCTCGCCGAGGCGGCACAGGTGCTCATCGCGTCGACGACGCGACCCAACGCGGCGATCGCGTTGCAGCAGTATCGTGGTGCACTGCTGACTTGGACGTTGGGCTGGATAGAACGACTGACTCAGCAACCTGAGGCCCTGCAACAACCCGACGCTCTGCAACAACCCGACGCTCTGCAACAACCCGAGGCTCTGGGCGAACTCAAACACGCTGCAGCGGAGTTATGGCAACGACGGTCCATTGGCCAGCATCTGACCGCCCCGTATCGTGTTGTTTTGGCTGGGCCGCCGAACGTCGGTAAGAGCAGTCTCGTCAATCGTATCGTCGGCTACGGGCGCAGCATCACGCACGATGAGGCCGGGACGACGCGCGACGTGGTGGATTGCGATACGGTCATCGCTGGGCTGCCGATTCGTTTGAGAGACACCGCCGGTATCCGTGCCGGTGGTGGTGTGATCGAGCGCGAGGGTATCCGCCGTGGCGCGGTGGCCATCGCGTCAGCGGATCTGATTCTAATCGTCGTCGATCCCACCACCATTGCCGAGCGGGCGGCGATTGAAACCACCATCGCTGGACTGACCGATACGGCGGACGTCTTGCGAGTGCTCAATAAATCAGACCAAATCGCCAATATCGACTTCATCGGCGGCGACGACCCCGGATGGATCCAGACCATCGCTACCTCACTCGACTCCGAGGTTGGCACGACGATCGAACGAGGCGGTCGGAATGGCGGCATCGATGGCTTGATTAGCGCTATCGCTCAGCGGCTTCGGCCCGACCCTCTGCCCGAGGGCGCCCCACTGCCGATCAACGAACGGCAATCGCAATGGATTGCGGCGATCGCGAAATCGAGTGACGCGACGTCGGCGCTAAGGTACCTACATAGCTTACGCAGTGGAGCGGATAACACGTGA
- a CDS encoding HAD family hydrolase has translation MSTDPNRSDSVPTPPAPDVRGVALDMDGLLFDTERIYFQVGDVVLQRRGFRFSSELQKQMMGRVGLSAIGEMIAFHRLDDEPAALLAESNVVYAELLLDHLEPMPNLERFIDHLSRSGVPFGVATSSQRQFVEMILPTTTWHDQLAFVLTGDDVTHGKPHPEMYLKAAELLAISPANMLVLEDSGNGAASAIAAGAITVAVPNEHSHDQPFDGVDLVADTLGDERLWAMLPSSSPQTNAATRS, from the coding sequence TTGAGTACTGACCCCAACCGATCGGACAGTGTGCCGACACCACCGGCGCCCGATGTTCGCGGCGTCGCGCTGGACATGGACGGTTTATTGTTTGATACCGAACGAATTTATTTTCAGGTCGGCGACGTGGTACTGCAACGTCGTGGCTTTCGGTTCAGCAGTGAGCTGCAGAAGCAGATGATGGGACGCGTTGGACTGAGCGCGATCGGCGAAATGATCGCCTTCCACCGGCTCGATGATGAGCCCGCCGCGTTACTCGCTGAGTCCAACGTTGTCTACGCGGAATTGCTGCTCGACCATCTCGAGCCGATGCCCAACTTGGAACGATTCATCGACCACCTCAGCCGCTCGGGGGTGCCCTTCGGCGTCGCCACCAGCAGCCAGCGACAGTTTGTCGAAATGATTCTGCCAACGACGACGTGGCATGATCAACTTGCATTTGTGCTGACGGGTGACGATGTCACGCACGGGAAACCACATCCAGAAATGTACCTCAAAGCCGCTGAACTGCTGGCGATCTCACCGGCCAACATGCTGGTGCTCGAGGACAGCGGCAATGGCGCGGCATCCGCGATTGCCGCGGGAGCGATCACAGTCGCGGTCCCCAACGAGCATTCGCACGATCAACCTTTTGATGGCGTCGATCTCGTCGCGGACACACTCGGTGACGAGCGGTTGTGGGCAATGTTGCCTTCTTCGTCCCCGCAGACGAACGCCGCCACGCGTTCATGA
- a CDS encoding ATP-binding protein — protein sequence MILAEKTRSFTLVVSKGQSRNPAKRALEQAIADAGGKIPDLEVVVVPHLYDLPKNGEAVTRLREIEGDIVLASWIFPRAAHWVLDRNGIDGRVGVVELGSDESDDETVGDDSAKLSTVASDQAGSEPDAASEPDAANGPEAVLRMTEMYPRSERQIYSIDLRTSEDTSDFVAEVHRILGIDSAETRALPIVGGSIESVEETTGRRWYPVIDYSRCTNCMECVDFCLFGVYGLDGAESILVEQPDNCRKGCPACSRVCPENAIIFPQHKAPAIAGAETEGDEGFKIDLSQLFGAPAGSDDPIATAARERDEQLLLAGRGTVGVDAVLRKRQAARNSQPKDELDRLVDTLDEMEL from the coding sequence ATGATCCTTGCCGAGAAGACACGATCGTTCACCTTGGTGGTTTCCAAGGGCCAGTCGCGGAACCCTGCCAAGCGGGCGTTGGAACAGGCGATTGCGGACGCGGGAGGAAAAATCCCTGATTTGGAAGTGGTGGTGGTCCCTCACCTGTATGACCTGCCCAAGAACGGTGAGGCTGTGACGCGGCTGCGAGAAATCGAAGGCGACATCGTTCTCGCCAGTTGGATTTTTCCCCGTGCTGCTCACTGGGTCCTCGATCGAAACGGCATCGACGGCCGGGTGGGGGTCGTGGAATTGGGCAGTGACGAGTCAGACGATGAAACCGTGGGAGATGATTCAGCCAAACTCTCGACGGTCGCGAGCGACCAAGCTGGCAGTGAGCCCGACGCTGCCAGTGAGCCCGACGCTGCCAACGGGCCCGAGGCGGTACTGCGGATGACGGAGATGTATCCGCGATCCGAGCGGCAAATTTATTCCATTGACCTGCGGACCTCGGAAGATACCTCGGATTTTGTCGCTGAGGTTCACCGTATTCTGGGCATCGACTCCGCCGAGACACGCGCGCTCCCCATCGTGGGCGGGAGTATCGAATCGGTCGAGGAGACGACGGGCCGGCGTTGGTACCCGGTGATCGACTACAGCCGCTGTACAAACTGCATGGAATGCGTCGACTTCTGTCTCTTTGGGGTCTATGGTCTTGACGGCGCCGAGAGCATTCTCGTTGAACAACCGGATAATTGTCGCAAGGGATGCCCCGCCTGCAGTCGCGTTTGCCCCGAGAATGCAATTATTTTCCCGCAGCACAAAGCACCCGCCATTGCCGGGGCCGAAACTGAGGGCGACGAGGGTTTCAAAATCGATTTGTCGCAATTGTTCGGGGCCCCCGCCGGTAGCGATGATCCCATCGCGACAGCGGCACGTGAGCGTGATGAACAATTGCTGCTGGCCGGTCGCGGTACCGTCGGTGTCGACGCCGTGCTGCGAAAACGCCAAGCCGCTCGTAACTCCCAGCCCAAGGACGAGCTCGATCGGCTCGTCGATACGCTTGATGAGATGGAACTTTGA
- a CDS encoding FG-GAP repeat domain-containing protein yields the protein MNRTACGLQGVRWAARVNMMGVLNAKAADFDGDGDMDIVACALLAGSTASEFAASGVTSLMLLLQTEPGQFEPSKIESGHYDHISLEVGDFDGDGTVDIAVGNFLRQGSAETPDLTIWWNHPQQVASGE from the coding sequence GTGAACCGCACCGCCTGCGGGCTGCAAGGTGTTCGCTGGGCTGCACGGGTCAATATGATGGGAGTACTCAATGCCAAAGCCGCTGACTTCGACGGCGACGGCGACATGGATATCGTCGCCTGTGCACTCCTGGCCGGTAGCACTGCGTCTGAGTTCGCCGCGTCCGGAGTCACGTCCTTGATGCTGCTTTTGCAAACCGAGCCCGGGCAATTCGAACCATCAAAAATTGAAAGTGGGCACTATGACCACATCTCGCTGGAGGTCGGCGACTTCGACGGTGACGGTACCGTGGATATTGCCGTGGGGAACTTTCTGAGGCAAGGAAGTGCCGAAACACCTGATCTCACAATCTGGTGGAATCACCCGCAGCAAGTCGCCAGCGGCGAGTGA
- a CDS encoding FAD-binding protein encodes MLAGRWVDAATPTLRQSGSEWTVRVGAGCQLKDIVKELDRHGLTLPTLGLIDEQSVAGAIATGTHGSGRPSLSHFVSAIRIASCSGEGGPADFHWIDSGEPHRLRAARCSLGCTGQYDGSTQCQSR; translated from the coding sequence ATGCTCGCAGGTCGATGGGTGGACGCGGCGACGCCGACACTGCGACAATCCGGATCAGAATGGACCGTTCGCGTCGGCGCCGGATGTCAGCTCAAAGATATTGTCAAGGAACTCGACCGACATGGTTTGACACTTCCGACGCTGGGACTCATTGATGAGCAATCCGTCGCCGGAGCCATCGCGACCGGCACGCACGGGTCGGGACGCCCGAGTCTCTCTCACTTCGTTAGCGCGATTCGAATCGCGTCCTGCTCCGGTGAGGGAGGCCCTGCGGATTTTCACTGGATTGACAGCGGTGAACCGCACCGCCTGCGGGCTGCAAGGTGTTCGCTGGGCTGCACGGGTCAATATGATGGGAGTACTCAATGCCAAAGCCGCTGA